A portion of the Granulosicoccus antarcticus IMCC3135 genome contains these proteins:
- a CDS encoding S8 family serine peptidase: MASRKKTVTKKVSGKKASSSRKSASNSTGKSSGKSEPGKKRSPATERAPTLPARIYAQASVLSIGGRSMFDAGFGINAENVADYLSEEALLSSAVAQLQQAGFDVLQVSGAMINIAGSAKVFEQAFGAPIEVHQREVIKPFSNSTVAEFLDSPNCDMPGLIATQNSAFGNVLEGVALEEPRYYMAPNATPPNPGYWHLDVPNGVSMGCNAGPAHRAGITGRGVVVSMVDSGFYRHPFFAAHGYRADNALLGPGASNAADDESGHGTGESANIFALAPDVRLRPVKMSFVNSIGSFDMAVGLGPDIITCSWGSDLRNGSLSAADIALGNAVATAVASGITVIFSAGNGHWGFPGQHPDVISAGGVFMDSDGSLQASDYSSGFMSNIYSGRRVPDLSGLVGMQPGARYIMLPVQPLDEIDRNSAGGTHPNGDETTSNDGWAAFSGTSAAAPQLAGAAALVKQTCQRLTPAQVRDVLQRTATDVTTGQTHGNTGPNVAHCGVDEATGHGLVNAHRATILARMHCRIVSPVTPTLPPVRPPIVLPILPPVRPPIVQPVLPPIRPPIVQPIQPPIFPPIVPPIQPPTRPPIVPPIQPPIRPIRPIQPIVPIRPIGPVINPQRTADELDNAMAVAQQQAYQQGYEQALADAQIPQASEDNGDIAPLDEADLDELEAMVRDGMIDPGDI, encoded by the coding sequence ATGGCCTCACGAAAAAAGACAGTCACGAAAAAAGTGTCCGGTAAAAAAGCGTCATCCAGCCGAAAGAGCGCATCGAATTCGACCGGCAAGTCCTCTGGAAAATCGGAACCTGGGAAGAAGCGATCACCAGCAACGGAACGCGCACCGACACTGCCCGCTCGAATCTATGCACAGGCATCCGTTCTCTCGATTGGTGGGCGGTCAATGTTCGATGCAGGCTTCGGCATTAACGCTGAAAACGTAGCCGATTATCTATCGGAAGAGGCGTTGTTGAGTAGTGCTGTGGCACAACTACAACAGGCCGGTTTTGATGTTCTGCAGGTGTCGGGCGCCATGATCAATATTGCGGGCTCTGCCAAAGTTTTCGAGCAGGCATTCGGCGCACCGATTGAAGTGCATCAACGTGAAGTCATAAAGCCATTCAGCAACTCCACCGTGGCTGAATTCCTGGACAGTCCGAACTGTGACATGCCGGGTTTGATTGCCACTCAGAACAGCGCCTTCGGCAATGTGCTTGAAGGTGTCGCCCTCGAAGAGCCACGCTATTACATGGCCCCCAACGCCACACCGCCGAATCCTGGCTACTGGCATCTGGACGTGCCCAATGGGGTTTCCATGGGCTGCAATGCAGGTCCGGCACACCGCGCTGGCATCACCGGTCGTGGCGTGGTTGTCTCGATGGTCGATTCGGGATTCTACCGACATCCGTTTTTCGCTGCACACGGCTATCGTGCAGACAATGCCTTGCTAGGGCCCGGAGCCAGCAATGCCGCCGACGATGAAAGTGGCCATGGAACTGGCGAGTCTGCGAATATCTTTGCACTTGCTCCCGATGTGCGGCTGCGACCGGTCAAGATGAGCTTCGTCAACAGCATCGGCAGCTTCGACATGGCCGTCGGCCTCGGTCCGGATATCATCACTTGTTCATGGGGATCAGATCTTCGTAACGGTTCGCTGTCTGCCGCAGATATTGCATTGGGCAACGCTGTAGCCACTGCAGTCGCCTCTGGCATCACGGTCATCTTCTCTGCCGGTAATGGTCACTGGGGGTTTCCCGGGCAGCATCCGGATGTCATCTCGGCAGGCGGTGTTTTCATGGACAGCGATGGTTCATTGCAGGCATCTGACTACTCGTCCGGTTTCATGTCCAATATCTACTCGGGACGGCGAGTCCCAGACCTTAGTGGGTTGGTAGGCATGCAGCCGGGTGCTCGGTACATCATGCTGCCAGTACAACCGTTAGATGAAATCGATCGGAACAGCGCCGGTGGCACACACCCCAATGGTGATGAGACAACGAGTAATGATGGTTGGGCGGCATTCAGCGGTACCTCAGCGGCAGCCCCTCAACTAGCAGGTGCTGCGGCACTGGTGAAACAGACTTGCCAGCGATTGACGCCTGCCCAGGTTCGCGATGTGTTGCAACGTACGGCAACGGATGTCACGACCGGCCAGACACACGGCAATACCGGGCCCAACGTTGCACATTGCGGTGTCGACGAGGCTACTGGTCACGGCTTGGTTAACGCGCATCGGGCAACTATTCTTGCACGCATGCACTGCCGAATTGTGAGTCCTGTAACGCCGACCCTACCACCCGTCCGGCCTCCGATTGTACTACCCATACTACCTCCCGTCCGGCCTCCAATCGTACAACCCGTACTACCTCCCATTCGGCCGCCTATCGTGCAACCAATCCAACCTCCTATCTTTCCACCGATCGTGCCGCCAATACAACCTCCTACCCGGCCACCGATCGTGCCGCCGATTCAACCACCAATACGCCCCATCAGGCCGATACAACCTATAGTTCCCATACGGCCGATAGGACCGGTAATCAATCCACAACGGACAGCGGACGAGCTCGATAATGCAATGGCGGTCGCACAACAGCAGGCTTATCAGCAGGGTTATGAGCAAGCCTTGGCCGATGCCCAGATACCTCAAGCGAGTGAGGACAATGGTGATATTGCACCACTCGACGAGGCTGACCTTGATGAACTCGAGGCCATGGTGCGCGACGGCATGATCGATCCTGGCGATATCTGA
- a CDS encoding LacI family DNA-binding transcriptional regulator, translating into MSKLTIRQIAERAEVSTATVDRVLHGRSKVSEKTRIRIEDAVKELNNNNIPELFLQAAKGCYRFKFLIPDRQSNFVADMERSLMLATAALYDVDITCDLHRISFSDGNDLIEALDNIDPDEYQGVGAFAIDAPGVKQAIGRAVERGVNIVTLVSDIPDSARHHFVGIDNVSAGRVVGNLMGRFIGAQDGKVGVITGSLRMRDQMDRFFGFRQIIEERFPQLQLLTVSECNSDPELNRIATSELLQNEPQLLGLYSIAAGNKGILQALDDTDKSPVVIMHELSDPVRKAVAKGQVDAIISQNTDHIARSAMRVLRAYYEGKPIVESQERIRMDILLADNIY; encoded by the coding sequence ATGAGCAAATTGACAATACGGCAGATTGCCGAGCGTGCGGAAGTCAGCACAGCCACCGTGGACCGAGTACTACATGGTCGTTCCAAAGTCAGTGAGAAAACCCGAATCAGGATCGAAGACGCAGTCAAGGAACTGAATAACAACAATATTCCAGAACTTTTCCTACAGGCTGCGAAAGGCTGCTATCGATTCAAATTCCTGATTCCCGACCGGCAGAGCAACTTCGTTGCTGACATGGAGCGCTCGCTCATGCTAGCCACAGCCGCACTCTATGACGTGGATATCACCTGCGATCTTCACCGCATCTCATTTTCTGATGGAAATGACCTCATTGAAGCACTCGATAACATCGACCCGGACGAATATCAGGGCGTAGGGGCGTTTGCCATTGATGCGCCCGGTGTCAAACAGGCCATAGGCAGAGCGGTTGAACGCGGCGTCAACATCGTCACGCTGGTGTCTGACATTCCCGATTCAGCGCGGCACCACTTCGTGGGTATCGACAATGTGTCTGCCGGTCGCGTGGTTGGCAATCTGATGGGGCGATTCATCGGAGCGCAGGATGGCAAGGTTGGCGTGATTACAGGCTCACTGAGAATGCGCGACCAGATGGATCGCTTTTTTGGCTTTCGCCAGATCATTGAGGAGCGCTTTCCACAGCTTCAGCTGCTCACGGTCTCCGAATGCAACTCAGATCCGGAATTGAATCGGATCGCCACCAGCGAGCTGCTGCAGAACGAGCCGCAACTACTGGGGCTCTATTCCATTGCCGCAGGCAACAAGGGCATCCTGCAGGCACTGGATGACACCGACAAGTCGCCCGTTGTCATCATGCACGAGCTGTCCGACCCGGTTCGCAAGGCCGTGGCCAAAGGACAAGTGGATGCGATCATTTCCCAGAATACCGATCACATCGCGCGCAGTGCCATGCGCGTTCTACGCGCCTATTACGAAGGCAAGCCAATCGTTGAATCGCAGGAACGAATTCGTATGGATATATTATTGGCGGATAATATTTATTGA
- a CDS encoding superoxide dismutase family protein, with the protein MTIHTHSLASKRLVAKTFGMIALTSSAMMIAPSVIAKEVTAELKGVDGGTLGEITFIEVSTGVQIKANLQGMSSGAHAFHIHETGKCNAADGFESAGGHLAAGKEHGFLEDKGPHAGDMPNVHIPESGELTIEVLNTSISMGSEGSAALNDVDGSALLLHADADDYKSQPSGDAAARIACAIIAEPSS; encoded by the coding sequence ATGACAATACACACCCATTCGCTAGCATCGAAGCGTCTTGTAGCCAAAACGTTCGGAATGATCGCACTCACCAGTTCAGCCATGATGATTGCCCCATCTGTCATCGCCAAAGAGGTCACTGCTGAGCTAAAAGGTGTGGATGGTGGGACTTTGGGTGAGATCACCTTCATTGAAGTCAGTACCGGTGTTCAAATCAAGGCCAATCTGCAGGGTATGTCCTCTGGGGCACATGCTTTTCACATCCATGAGACCGGCAAATGCAATGCAGCTGACGGGTTCGAAAGTGCTGGCGGGCATCTTGCAGCTGGCAAGGAGCACGGCTTTCTGGAAGACAAAGGACCACACGCCGGTGACATGCCTAATGTGCATATTCCAGAGTCAGGCGAGCTGACAATCGAGGTGCTGAATACTTCAATTTCGATGGGCTCTGAGGGTTCTGCCGCCCTCAATGATGTAGATGGTTCAGCCCTTCTCCTGCATGCCGATGCAGACGATTACAAGAGTCAGCCGTCCGGAGATGCAGCTGCACGTATTGCCTGTGCGATCATCGCTGAACCCTCTTCTTGA